One Calditrichia bacterium DNA window includes the following coding sequences:
- a CDS encoding formate--tetrahydrofolate ligase: MSDYKSDIEIAREAKLRPIAEIAGKIGLNPGDLIAYGEHKAKIKMRSIQRLFAETPANGKLILVSAITPTPAGEGKTTTSIGLAEGFGKIGKKVALALREPSLGPCLGMKGGATGGGRAQVLPMEDINLHFTGDLHAVTAAHNLISAALDSHLHFSDLRGISSRKITWKRVLDMNDRALRDIVIGLGGAQNSVPRQSGFDITAASEVMAVLCLSLSYSELKEKIGNIVLGFTEENQPITVKQLKIEGAVATLLKDALLPNIVQTMEGNPAFIHGGPFANIAQGANSIMATKLAMHLSDYVITEAGFGFDLGAEKFFDIVCRYGNFHPATVVLVATARALKMHGGMPKTDLKTPNPEAVLAGRGNLEKHIENIRKFGVKPVVALNRFVTDTEEELEALALICREKGAAFARINSWEEGGRGATELARLVADVADANQVKFTPLYDWEMPVEKKIERIATEVYGASHVDFLPQAKKDLKIINEFGYNNLPICVAKTQNSLSDNPQLLGRPKDFLVTVREIIISAGAGFLVPLTGNIMRMPGLPRNPAAEGIDIDDAGNITGLS; this comes from the coding sequence ATGTCGGATTACAAAAGTGATATCGAAATTGCACGGGAAGCGAAACTGCGCCCCATTGCGGAAATCGCCGGAAAAATCGGGTTGAATCCCGGAGACCTGATTGCTTACGGCGAGCACAAAGCGAAAATAAAAATGCGCAGCATTCAACGGTTATTTGCGGAAACACCGGCAAATGGCAAATTGATTTTGGTGAGTGCTATCACGCCAACGCCGGCCGGCGAAGGCAAAACCACCACCAGCATCGGGCTGGCGGAAGGATTCGGGAAAATCGGGAAAAAAGTGGCGCTCGCCCTCCGCGAACCGTCGCTCGGACCCTGTTTGGGAATGAAAGGCGGCGCAACCGGCGGCGGTCGTGCGCAGGTGCTGCCGATGGAAGATATCAATCTGCATTTTACCGGCGATTTACATGCGGTAACTGCCGCACATAATTTGATTTCCGCAGCGCTGGACAGCCACCTCCATTTCAGCGATTTGCGGGGAATTTCCAGCCGCAAAATCACCTGGAAACGGGTGCTGGATATGAACGACCGTGCATTGCGGGATATCGTTATCGGGTTGGGCGGCGCTCAAAACAGCGTGCCGCGCCAAAGCGGATTCGACATTACCGCCGCATCCGAAGTGATGGCGGTGCTCTGTCTGTCGCTCAGCTATTCGGAATTGAAAGAGAAAATCGGCAACATTGTGCTCGGTTTTACGGAAGAAAACCAGCCGATTACCGTGAAACAACTGAAAATTGAAGGTGCGGTTGCCACGTTGCTGAAAGACGCGCTGCTGCCCAACATCGTGCAAACGATGGAAGGGAATCCGGCGTTTATTCACGGCGGACCGTTTGCCAACATCGCGCAGGGCGCCAACAGTATTATGGCCACAAAACTGGCGATGCATTTGTCCGATTACGTCATCACCGAAGCGGGTTTCGGTTTCGATCTTGGCGCGGAAAAATTTTTCGATATCGTTTGCCGCTACGGTAATTTCCATCCGGCAACTGTTGTGTTGGTAGCAACCGCACGCGCGCTGAAAATGCACGGCGGCATGCCCAAAACCGATCTCAAAACGCCCAATCCGGAGGCAGTGCTGGCAGGACGCGGAAACCTGGAAAAACACATCGAGAATATCCGCAAATTCGGGGTGAAACCGGTCGTTGCGCTCAACCGTTTCGTTACGGATACGGAAGAAGAATTGGAAGCGCTGGCGCTCATCTGCCGGGAAAAAGGCGCGGCATTTGCGCGGATTAACTCATGGGAGGAAGGCGGCCGCGGTGCCACCGAACTGGCCAGGTTGGTCGCGGATGTCGCAGATGCCAATCAGGTGAAATTCACCCCGCTGTACGACTGGGAAATGCCGGTGGAGAAAAAAATCGAGCGGATCGCCACGGAAGTTTACGGCGCCAGCCATGTCGATTTTCTGCCGCAGGCAAAAAAAGATTTGAAAATCATCAACGAATTCGGATACAACAATCTGCCGATTTGCGTTGCCAAAACCCAAAATTCGCTGTCGGACAATCCCCAATTGCTCGGTCGTCCGAAAGATTTTTTGGTGACGGTTCGCGAAATTATCATCTCCGCCGGTGCCGGATTTTTGGTGCCGCTGACCGGCAACATCATGCGCATGCCCGGATTACCGCGCAACCCCGCCGCAGAAGGCATTGATATTGATGATGCGGGAAACATCACCGGATTATCATAA
- a CDS encoding PD40 domain-containing protein translates to MIRNRFSRAVFKAVAIIILLTPALQAQVGYYFGQNKVRYKDFDWKVYRTEHFDVYYYNETDITARDAARMAERGYAYLSKTLGHNVKDRIPLILYASLNDFAQTNVINGLLDQGTRGVTESLKNRVTLPITGSYREFNHVLVHELVHAFQYDIMFNNELNITRFNPPLWFVEGMAEYLSAGMDNTTRMWVRDGLIHDDLMSVQKLNGTYDIRVYRLGQSLWHYIGENYGKEMVGKIFKMAARSGNVERAIKSYLNMDLKQLTTAWHTYAKSLTVPADTTMAMPADVAQQLTHRGSYYHRMNIAPAVSPDGKRVAYVANKDLDEEIYMLTQKPDGSYEQKHLISGGKSRQFETLRYFETAMGWSRDGKKLAFISKSGAKDVIYIVDSHSGKVLQEFQFERLNGLLSPTFSPEGERLVFAGLQGGISDLYLLNLGNGNLRRLTNDKFATLHPQWGPENEIVFITDRGKNSNAGQLLFSDYDLAIYNLSDNTIQLVTDLPGSETSPQWSPDGSEIAFISDYEGIPNIYRIRLNDGEIRRLTALKSGVSGITETTPAFSWSANGNAMVFSAFVDASWQLFKVNPDDLVAEIPVSPEKVSENAGKNAAIAISVTTEALPDTAKKAQKTALEKRIFNTFPTEEETPDSAVTVQIDNQSIAVKDSVINTAPMLATAGWLPEIPDINTIYTGYELSPDDSVETRDYSSNFKLDAVQVGGGYNTFFGVQGGAAFLFSDMLGNHTLYLSSELQFSDPRYSDFGLTYFNQANRWSWGVQAFQSSLSYLTAANFNQVGLIRDTYRGFNGLVAYPFSKFARLELTGGITWINEDFVVETYNFSGLDRETTDIGTFNYGLFSAAMVFDHSTYGPLGPSKGYRSRFSVETTTNDIQSTTLLADYRKYFRTSSRTVLAWRFMGAGSVGKDDRFFDIGGPYYYRGADYNELIGSNFLLSNLEFRFPMLPFLPPTMDFLSGAAFADAAGTWGINSRFYDNPTFQPFSNENGFRLNDLNAAVGLAARLNIGYFLLQYELAWPTDLQNFGSPVKRFSIGTFF, encoded by the coding sequence ATGATCCGCAACCGATTTTCGCGAGCCGTGTTCAAAGCAGTGGCTATCATCATTTTGCTGACACCGGCGCTGCAAGCGCAAGTTGGCTACTACTTTGGACAAAACAAGGTTCGCTATAAAGATTTTGACTGGAAGGTTTACCGGACCGAGCATTTTGATGTCTATTATTATAATGAAACAGACATTACCGCCCGCGATGCCGCACGAATGGCAGAACGCGGTTACGCATATTTGAGCAAAACGCTGGGGCACAACGTAAAAGATCGCATTCCACTCATTTTATACGCCTCGCTAAACGATTTTGCCCAAACGAATGTAATTAACGGATTGCTCGACCAGGGCACACGCGGGGTTACCGAAAGCCTGAAAAACCGGGTAACGCTGCCCATCACCGGCTCGTATCGCGAGTTTAATCATGTGCTGGTGCACGAACTGGTGCACGCGTTTCAATATGATATTATGTTCAATAACGAGCTGAACATCACTCGTTTTAACCCGCCGCTGTGGTTTGTGGAAGGCATGGCGGAATACCTTTCCGCAGGAATGGACAACACCACTCGGATGTGGGTTCGCGACGGACTGATTCACGATGATTTGATGAGCGTACAGAAGCTGAACGGCACATACGACATCCGGGTGTATCGCCTTGGACAATCGCTCTGGCATTACATCGGCGAAAATTACGGAAAGGAAATGGTCGGCAAAATTTTTAAAATGGCCGCCCGTTCCGGTAACGTTGAAAGAGCCATCAAATCCTATTTAAACATGGATTTAAAGCAGCTCACAACGGCGTGGCACACTTACGCAAAATCGCTAACCGTTCCGGCGGATACCACAATGGCGATGCCCGCCGATGTTGCGCAGCAATTGACCCATCGCGGATCGTATTATCACCGGATGAACATCGCTCCGGCGGTCAGTCCGGACGGCAAGCGTGTTGCCTATGTTGCCAACAAAGACCTCGATGAGGAAATATACATGCTGACCCAAAAACCGGACGGCAGCTATGAGCAAAAACACCTCATCAGCGGCGGAAAAAGCCGCCAGTTCGAAACGCTGCGTTATTTTGAAACGGCGATGGGTTGGTCCCGCGATGGCAAAAAACTGGCGTTTATCTCCAAATCCGGGGCAAAAGATGTCATTTACATCGTCGATTCGCACAGCGGAAAAGTGCTTCAGGAATTCCAGTTCGAGCGGCTGAACGGTTTGCTTTCGCCGACATTTTCACCGGAAGGCGAGCGGCTGGTGTTTGCCGGATTGCAGGGTGGCATCTCCGATTTGTATTTGTTGAATTTGGGAAATGGCAATTTGCGGCGGCTGACGAACGATAAATTTGCCACACTCCACCCGCAGTGGGGACCGGAAAATGAGATCGTTTTTATCACCGATCGCGGAAAGAACAGCAACGCCGGGCAACTGCTGTTCAGCGATTACGATTTGGCAATTTACAATTTAAGCGACAACACGATTCAGCTCGTCACCGATTTGCCGGGCAGCGAAACCAGCCCGCAATGGTCGCCGGATGGCAGCGAAATCGCCTTTATTTCCGATTACGAGGGCATCCCGAATATTTACAGAATCCGGTTGAATGACGGCGAAATTCGCCGGTTGACCGCACTGAAAAGCGGCGTTTCGGGCATCACGGAAACCACACCGGCGTTCAGTTGGTCTGCCAATGGCAACGCGATGGTGTTCTCCGCTTTTGTGGACGCAAGCTGGCAGTTGTTCAAAGTTAACCCGGATGATCTGGTTGCCGAAATCCCGGTTTCGCCGGAAAAAGTGAGCGAAAACGCCGGGAAAAACGCGGCTATCGCCATTTCCGTGACGACAGAAGCCCTGCCGGACACCGCCAAAAAAGCGCAAAAAACGGCGCTCGAAAAGCGCATTTTTAACACATTTCCAACAGAAGAAGAAACGCCGGACAGCGCGGTTACGGTTCAAATCGATAACCAATCGATAGCCGTAAAAGACAGCGTAATCAACACCGCGCCGATGCTCGCAACTGCCGGATGGCTGCCGGAAATTCCCGATATCAACACCATTTACACGGGCTACGAATTGTCGCCGGATGATTCCGTGGAAACCCGCGATTACAGCAGCAATTTCAAACTGGACGCCGTACAGGTTGGCGGCGGATACAACACGTTTTTCGGTGTGCAGGGTGGCGCGGCATTTCTGTTCAGCGATATGCTGGGCAATCACACGCTGTATTTGTCCAGCGAACTGCAGTTTTCCGATCCGCGCTATTCGGATTTCGGGCTGACTTATTTTAACCAGGCCAATCGCTGGAGTTGGGGTGTGCAGGCGTTTCAGTCCAGTCTTAGCTATCTCACCGCTGCCAATTTTAATCAGGTGGGCTTGATTCGCGATACCTATCGCGGATTCAACGGACTGGTTGCATATCCGTTCAGCAAATTTGCGCGATTGGAATTAACCGGCGGCATCACCTGGATTAACGAAGATTTTGTGGTGGAAACCTACAATTTTAGCGGGCTCGATCGCGAAACGACCGATATCGGTACGTTCAATTACGGGCTGTTCAGCGCGGCGATGGTTTTTGATCATTCCACCTACGGACCATTGGGACCGTCCAAAGGGTATCGCAGCCGCTTTTCGGTGGAAACAACCACAAACGATATCCAGTCGACCACGTTGCTGGCGGATTACCGGAAATATTTCCGCACCAGCAGCCGCACAGTTTTGGCGTGGCGGTTTATGGGCGCCGGAAGTGTCGGTAAAGATGACCGGTTTTTCGATATCGGCGGACCGTATTATTATCGCGGAGCGGATTACAACGAGCTGATCGGCTCGAATTTTCTGCTGAGCAATCTGGAGTTTCGTTTCCCGATGCTGCCATTTTTACCGCCGACGATGGATTTCCTGAGCGGTGCGGCGTTTGCCGATGCCGCCGGCACGTGGGGCATCAATTCGCGATTTTACGACAATCCCACTTTCCAGCCGTTTAGCAACGAAAACGGCTTTCGCCTGAACGATTTGAATGCGGCGGTAGGTCTTGCGGCACGGCTGAACATCGGCTACTTTTTGCTGCAATACGAACTGGCGTGGCCAACCGATTTGCAGAATTTCGGCTCACCGGTCAAACGCTTTTCGATCGGGACATTTTTCTGA
- a CDS encoding mannosyl-3-phosphoglycerate synthase, whose protein sequence is MRIEIPREAERIGSNLFYGLQKVYELDSGVSKNANDELRVVERISYETLYDIEEQMAVVVPMKDENLKLLEGVLYGIPHQCLIIIVSNSPREPVDRFALECAAIETYQRFSRKHILIVHQKDPKLSEAFAETGYSEILSKDGIVKNGKAEGMIIGTMLARLAGKKYIGFIDADNYFPGSVHEYVRIYSAGFALSKSKYSMVRISWHSKPKIVESELFFAKWGRTSVITNSFLNRLLTHYTGFETEVIKTGNAGEHAMTLDLAMQLEYSTGYSIEPYHFMNMLERFGGISNNPHEEILKQQIEVFQIESRNPHLHEQKGTEHVEHMIYAALQVIFHSPVTPQAIKDAIFEEMLQRKFVKKNEQPKNASYYPALSKIDLRKFFDIIKNEGYTELMKAREAAK, encoded by the coding sequence AATTGCGGGTCGTGGAACGCATTTCGTACGAAACTTTGTATGACATCGAGGAGCAAATGGCGGTTGTCGTGCCGATGAAAGATGAAAACCTGAAACTGCTCGAAGGCGTATTGTATGGCATTCCGCACCAGTGTTTGATCATCATTGTGTCCAACAGCCCGCGCGAACCGGTGGATCGTTTTGCGCTGGAATGCGCCGCCATCGAAACCTATCAGCGATTCAGCCGCAAACATATTTTGATCGTGCATCAAAAAGATCCGAAACTGTCCGAAGCCTTTGCGGAAACCGGTTACAGCGAAATTTTATCCAAAGATGGCATCGTAAAAAACGGCAAAGCCGAAGGCATGATTATCGGGACAATGCTGGCGCGCCTCGCGGGCAAAAAATATATTGGATTCATCGATGCCGACAATTATTTTCCGGGATCAGTACATGAATATGTTCGCATTTATTCCGCCGGATTTGCATTGAGTAAATCCAAATATTCGATGGTGCGAATTTCCTGGCACAGCAAACCGAAAATTGTAGAATCCGAATTGTTTTTCGCCAAATGGGGACGCACTTCTGTGATCACCAATTCATTTTTAAACCGCTTGCTCACCCATTACACCGGATTCGAAACCGAAGTGATCAAAACCGGCAACGCCGGCGAACACGCAATGACGCTGGATTTGGCGATGCAGCTCGAATATTCCACCGGATATTCGATCGAGCCGTATCATTTTATGAACATGCTGGAGCGATTCGGCGGCATCAGCAACAATCCGCACGAGGAAATTTTGAAACAGCAGATCGAGGTGTTTCAGATCGAGTCGCGAAATCCGCATTTGCACGAACAAAAAGGCACAGAGCACGTTGAACATATGATTTATGCGGCGCTGCAGGTTATTTTTCATTCGCCGGTAACGCCACAGGCGATCAAAGATGCTATTTTTGAAGAAATGTTGCAGCGAAAATTTGTGAAAAAAAACGAACAACCCAAAAATGCCAGCTATTATCCGGCGCTTTCGAAAATTGATTTGCGTAAATTTTTTGATATTATAAAAAATGAAGGTTACACCGAATTGATGAAAGCACGTGAAGCTGCAAAATGA
- a CDS encoding radical SAM protein: MIAFGPVPSRRLGDSLGINNIFPKFCSYACVYCQVGHTNHMQIRRRPFYSPHTIFRDVQTRVSQVLSKQGHIDYLSIVPEGEPTLDIQLGETIRLLKVLGYPVAVFTNSSLLWMDDVREDLCRADWVSLKVDTVDEVIWHKLNKPHGQLELDRVLKGIMQFRNEFTGKLATETMLVKNVNDPHNVLLRTVTFLEQLAPEYAFIATPSRPPVERWVQKPDLDGLYRAYKLFSQYLKQVDMLLVERGSQYGATGLVEEDLLRTLAVQPMTEEAVRELLKRNNAGWYVVEKMIADEQLAIVEYDGHKFVVRCHPEKAKKTARKNH, encoded by the coding sequence ATGATCGCATTTGGCCCCGTTCCCTCGCGGCGATTGGGCGACAGCTTGGGAATCAACAATATTTTCCCCAAATTTTGTTCGTATGCCTGTGTGTATTGTCAGGTTGGGCACACCAACCATATGCAAATACGCCGGCGACCGTTTTATTCACCTCACACAATTTTCCGGGATGTACAAACCCGTGTTTCGCAAGTGCTTTCAAAACAGGGACATATCGATTATCTATCGATTGTTCCGGAGGGCGAACCGACGCTGGATATTCAGCTTGGCGAAACCATCCGGCTGCTCAAGGTTTTGGGTTATCCGGTGGCTGTTTTCACCAACAGCTCGCTGCTGTGGATGGACGACGTCCGGGAGGATTTGTGCCGCGCGGACTGGGTTTCGCTAAAGGTAGATACCGTGGACGAAGTGATTTGGCACAAGCTGAACAAGCCCCACGGGCAACTGGAGCTGGACCGGGTGTTGAAAGGGATTATGCAATTCCGGAACGAATTTACCGGCAAATTGGCAACCGAAACGATGTTGGTAAAAAACGTAAACGATCCCCACAATGTGTTGCTGCGGACCGTTACTTTTCTGGAACAACTGGCGCCGGAATATGCGTTTATTGCCACGCCCAGCCGCCCGCCGGTGGAGCGTTGGGTGCAAAAACCGGATCTGGACGGATTGTACCGGGCTTACAAATTATTTTCCCAATATCTGAAACAGGTGGATATGCTGCTGGTGGAACGCGGCAGCCAGTACGGCGCAACCGGTTTGGTGGAGGAAGATTTGCTGCGAACCCTCGCCGTTCAACCGATGACCGAAGAAGCCGTCCGGGAATTGCTGAAACGCAACAATGCCGGATGGTACGTGGTGGAAAAAATGATTGCCGATGAGCAATTGGCAATTGTTGAATACGACGGACACAAATTTGTCGTCCGGTGTCATCCGGAAAAAGCCAAAAAAACAGCGCGGAAAAACCACTGA
- the mpgP gene encoding mannosyl-3-phosphoglycerate phosphatase: MKQLIFTDLDGTLLDEKYRYDVSRPAVQWLKSLNFPVIFCSSKTFAEQEFYRTALDISAPFIVENGNAVFIPKHYFTVPVNAQRETADFLVIELGKPVAEIRATLANIRSETGIGFKCYCDLSVAEICAITGLDKAAAKCAATRDYSETILTPLTETEQQTIRDALKPFGLVAVSGGRFFTVTSATADKGTAVRLLAEIFRQQFGEVHTVSLGDSANDVSLLAATDVAFLVQKQDGTWQDIPLPNLHKINGIGPKGWVIAMEIFQKQLLSKLR, from the coding sequence ATGAAACAACTCATTTTCACTGATCTGGATGGAACGTTGCTGGACGAAAAATATCGCTATGATGTGAGCCGTCCAGCTGTGCAATGGCTGAAATCACTGAACTTTCCGGTGATTTTTTGCTCGTCCAAAACGTTCGCGGAACAGGAATTTTACCGGACGGCGCTGGATATTTCGGCGCCGTTTATCGTGGAAAACGGCAACGCCGTGTTTATCCCGAAACATTATTTTACCGTTCCGGTGAATGCGCAACGCGAAACCGCCGATTTTTTGGTGATTGAATTGGGCAAACCGGTTGCGGAAATCAGGGCGACGCTGGCAAATATCCGTTCGGAAACGGGCATCGGGTTCAAATGTTATTGCGATTTGTCTGTTGCGGAAATTTGCGCAATTACCGGGCTGGACAAAGCCGCTGCAAAATGCGCCGCCACCCGCGATTACAGCGAAACAATACTTACGCCACTCACCGAAACAGAACAGCAGACCATCCGCGATGCGCTAAAACCGTTCGGTTTGGTTGCGGTTTCCGGCGGGCGATTTTTTACCGTTACATCCGCGACTGCGGACAAAGGCACTGCTGTTCGCCTGCTCGCAGAAATTTTCCGGCAGCAATTTGGCGAGGTTCACACCGTCAGTTTGGGCGACAGCGCCAACGACGTTTCGCTGCTGGCAGCTACCGATGTGGCGTTTCTCGTGCAAAAACAGGATGGTACCTGGCAGGATATCCCATTGCCTAACTTGCATAAAATCAACGGTATTGGTCCAAAAGGCTGGGTGATAGCGATGGAAATTTTTCAGAAACAACTGCTATCAAAATTGCGGTGA